One genomic window of Eleginops maclovinus isolate JMC-PN-2008 ecotype Puerto Natales chromosome 12, JC_Emac_rtc_rv5, whole genome shotgun sequence includes the following:
- the LOC134872936 gene encoding uncharacterized protein LOC134872936 has translation MNYPMINSTSFVSTTRRKREAERSVNWTVEETQVLLCAWSDERIQKSLAENLRNRHVFKHLSVRMSEMGFSRSPHQCRLRVKTLKANYVRAKLQRSSSQPCTFKYFAEMDAVLGRRSEAEEGGPYFVSTGRMAGRHLDSFDSTGTIPTDLNSHTENHLGCSGSTGRQRLNSLEERAGRQSWQLDSEVKLEDRDVSTDEFDSSNTGFPQRHHEVYTESSIHCEITGSLVENSSPSTHIVPPQPPAASPPPPPAAVTQSSPLPRLSDPSPNTVPTSGHLPSESSCPKHLSECFKWLVSETRGLMVQLESQRQEQARCHQELLSQWLQREERWQRETAEREERREKARMEHEIRVLELLTSLAREGKCKCGGNKTVGEATNHTCNKGEK, from the exons ATGAATTATCCGATGATAAACTCGACCAGCTTTGTTTCAACGACCAGAA GAAAACGAGAAGCTGAGCGCTCGGTAAACTGGACGGTGGAGGAAACTCAGGTGCTGCTGTGCGCCTGGAGCGACGAGCGCATCCAGAAAAGTTTGGCGGAAAACCTTCGCAACCGCCATGTCTTCAAACACCTCTCTGTACGTATGAGTGAAATGGGTTTCTCTCGAAGTCCACACCAGTGCCGGCTCCGTGTCAAAACTCTCAAGGCTAACTATGTGAGAGCCAAACTACAAAGGAGCAGCTCGCAGCCTtgcacttttaaatattttgcagAGATGGACGCTGTGTTGGGCCGGAGGtcagaggcagaggaaggaGGGCCATATTTTGTTTCTACTGGACGCATGGCGGGGCGGCACCTAGACTCCTTTGACAGCACAGGAACTATCCCAACAGATTTAAACTCGCACACAGAAAACCATTTGGGCTGTTCGGGGAGCACAGGAAGACAACGTTTGAACTCTTTAGAGGAGAGAGCAGGCCGTCAGTCTTGGCAGCTTGACTCTGAAGTCAAATTGGAAGACAGAGACGTTTCAACGGATGAGTTTGACAGCAGCAATACAGGATTCCCTCAGCGACATCATGAGGTTTACACTGAATCATCCATCCATTGTGAAATTACAG GTTCACTAGTGGAAAACAGCAGTCCTTCCACACATATAGTACCACCTCAACCTCCAGctgcttcacctcctcctcctccagctgctgttACCcaatcctctcctctccccagACTCTCAGATCCAAGCCCCAACACAGTCCCTACCTCTGGCCATCTTCCCTCCGAGTCCTCATGCCCCAAGCACCTTTCGGAGTGCTTCAAGTGGCTGGTGTCGGAGACCCGGGGCCTGATGGTGCAGCTGGAGAGCCAGCGTCAGGAGCAGGCCCGCTGTCATCAGGAGCTCCTCTCCCAGTGGCTGCAGAGGGAGGAACGCTGGCAGAGGGAGACGGccgagagggaggagaggagggaaaaggcTCGCATGGAGCACGAAATCCGAGTCCTGGAGCTCCTCACAAGTCTAGCCAGAGAAGGAAAGTGTAAATGTGGAGGCAATAAGACAGTAGGAGAGGCTACAAATCACACTTGCAACAAAGGCGAAAAGTAG